From Corvus cornix cornix isolate S_Up_H32 chromosome 1A, ASM73873v5, whole genome shotgun sequence, a single genomic window includes:
- the ASCL4 gene encoding achaete-scute homolog 4 has product MDSTKDDNKLLKRIAFPGAVSLANSHMHLHGVPRREPFGVPFHLDPSYWEQAYSGHTGCISYIPFPGYMGIYDCSFEPAFIRKRNERERQRVRCVNEGYTRLREHLPKEFADRRLSKVETLRAAISYIKHLQSLLDCHPLGSASKETLSAQERPGTPSAASPQECNSDGESKSSSASSPYSEFEETGS; this is encoded by the coding sequence ATGGACAGCACCAAAGATGATAATAAACTATTGAAGAGGATTGCATTTccaggagctgtgtccctgGCTAACAGCCACATGCACCTCCACGGGGTACCCCGGAGAGAGCCCTTTGGGGTTCCCTTCCATCTGGACCCATCTTACTGGGAGCAAGCCTATAGTGGGCACACAGGTTGCATCTCCTACATCCCATTCCCTGGCTACATGGGCATCTATGACTGCTCCTTCGAGCCTGCCTTCATTCGGAAGAGGAATGAGAGGGAGAGGCAGCGGGTGCGCTGTGTGAACGAAGGCTACACGCGCCTGAGGGAGCACCTGCCCAAGGAATTTGCTGACAGGCGCCTCAGCAAAGTGGAGACCCTGAGAGCTGCAATAAGCTACATCAAACACCTGCAGAGCTTGCTGGACTGCCATCCCTTAGGCTCTGCCAGTAAAGAAACGCTCTCTGCCCAGGAGCGCCCGGGAACTCCCAGTGCGGCTTCCCCGCAGGAGTGCAACAGTGATGGAGAGTCTAAATCTTCTTCGGCGTCATCCCCCTACAGCGAGTTTGAGGAGACGGGCAGCTAG